The following are encoded together in the Arcobacter aquimarinus genome:
- a CDS encoding NADH-ubiquinone oxidoreductase subunit E family protein encodes MKRFDLRHLKNDFYERMLELLDKQIAPQEVAIIMFEIGDFSNIQKSADVIYEAGYTLMNSIKFNEVDWTLVVKKVKPEPRPVAEESAKDE; translated from the coding sequence ATGAAAAGATTTGATTTAAGACACTTAAAAAATGATTTTTATGAAAGAATGTTGGAATTATTAGATAAACAAATAGCACCCCAAGAGGTTGCAATTATTATGTTTGAAATAGGGGATTTTTCAAATATTCAAAAAAGTGCAGATGTGATTTATGAAGCTGGATATACATTAATGAATTCGATTAAATTTAATGAGGTTGATTGGACATTGGTAGTAAAAAAAGTAAAACCAGAACCAAGACCTGTAGCAGAAGAAAGTGCAAAAGATGAATAA
- the nuoD gene encoding NADH dehydrogenase (quinone) subunit D — translation MQQPNRLKPFFENIHFEREDNTMMVNFGPQHPSAHGQLRLILELQGEEVVKSRPMIGYLHRGMEKMAENMIYNEFLPTTDRMDYIAATSNNYGYALAIEKLLGIEAPRRAEIIRTMLLELNRITSHLFWLATHALDVGAMSMFLYCFREREYAMDLIEDYCGARLTHSAVRIGGVPLDLPSNWIDDCASFLDVLEQELKTYEGLLTENRIWKMRLENVGVITPSMAKDWGCSGIALRGSGIKWDLRKEMPYGIYPELDFDVPVSYTNDSYGRYKICIAEMRESSKILKQLFSMYKDTDSQLMAHAPNYISAPKEQVMTQNYSLMQHFVLVTQGMRPPVGEVYVATESPKGELGYFVVSDGSPYAYRMKIRTPSFQHTAILEELLIGCQLADVVTIIGNLNIVFGEIDR, via the coding sequence ATGCAACAACCAAATAGATTAAAACCTTTTTTTGAAAATATTCACTTTGAGCGTGAAGATAATACTATGATGGTAAACTTTGGTCCTCAACATCCATCTGCTCATGGTCAATTGAGACTTATTTTAGAGCTTCAAGGTGAGGAAGTTGTAAAATCAAGACCAATGATTGGATACCTTCATAGAGGTATGGAAAAAATGGCTGAAAATATGATTTATAATGAATTTTTGCCAACAACAGATAGAATGGATTATATAGCTGCAACTTCAAATAATTATGGATATGCCTTAGCTATTGAAAAACTATTAGGAATTGAAGCTCCAAGGCGAGCTGAGATTATCAGAACAATGCTTTTAGAGTTAAATAGAATTACTTCTCATCTATTTTGGCTTGCAACTCATGCACTTGATGTTGGAGCTATGTCTATGTTTTTATACTGTTTTAGGGAAAGAGAATATGCAATGGACTTAATAGAAGACTATTGTGGTGCTAGACTTACTCATAGTGCAGTTAGAATTGGTGGAGTACCTTTGGATTTACCAAGTAATTGGATTGATGATTGTGCTAGTTTTTTAGATGTACTAGAACAAGAACTTAAGACTTATGAAGGTTTATTAACAGAAAATAGAATTTGGAAAATGAGACTTGAAAATGTTGGTGTTATAACTCCTTCTATGGCAAAAGATTGGGGATGTTCTGGAATTGCTTTAAGAGGAAGTGGTATTAAATGGGATTTAAGAAAAGAGATGCCTTATGGAATTTATCCTGAACTTGATTTTGATGTTCCTGTTTCATATACAAATGACTCTTATGGAAGATATAAAATTTGTATTGCTGAAATGAGAGAATCTTCAAAAATTTTAAAACAATTATTTTCTATGTATAAAGATACAGATTCTCAACTTATGGCTCATGCACCAAATTATATTTCAGCTCCTAAAGAGCAAGTTATGACTCAAAATTACTCTTTAATGCAACATTTTGTTTTAGTGACACAAGGTATGAGACCACCTGTTGGTGAAGTTTATGTGGCTACTGAATCACCAAAAGGAGAACTTGGATATTTTGTAGTAAGTGATGGAAGTCCTTATGCTTACAGGATGAAAATAAGAACACCAAGTTTCCAGCATACAGCTATTTTAGAAGAGCTTTTAATTGGTTGCCAATTGGCAGACGTGGTTACTATTATTGGTAATCTTAATATAGTTTTTGGTGAGATTGACAGATGA
- a CDS encoding NADH-quinone oxidoreductase subunit C → MRKYTPKDSVQKQAYFSDRFFVSPPVPRLNPSEDEVFAKDFEEINYSINVKEAYIELGHLVVVIDRNFLISCVKLLKEKLEYDMLIELSAIDYLASKGGYEIFYEFLSLTKHKRLRVKCFLPKDKAIESLTPFFKSANWSEREMYDMLGVKIVNHPNLKRLIMPDDWYDHPLKKTYPLQGDEAASWYEVDKIFGKEARDIIGPEQRDPAAIDRYDTTRFARLGHEVPFGMDISQFEPETPISYEEKDGNTLVKKLKPEESVVLKRRR, encoded by the coding sequence ATGAGAAAATATACTCCAAAAGATAGTGTTCAAAAACAAGCATACTTTTCAGATAGATTTTTTGTAAGTCCTCCAGTTCCAAGATTAAATCCTAGTGAAGATGAAGTTTTTGCTAAAGATTTTGAAGAGATTAATTATTCTATCAATGTAAAAGAAGCATATATTGAACTTGGGCATTTAGTAGTTGTAATTGATAGAAATTTTTTAATTTCATGTGTAAAACTTTTAAAGGAAAAATTAGAATATGATATGTTGATTGAATTATCAGCAATTGATTATTTAGCTTCAAAAGGTGGTTATGAAATTTTTTATGAATTTTTATCTTTAACAAAACACAAAAGATTAAGAGTTAAATGTTTTTTACCAAAAGATAAAGCTATTGAATCATTAACTCCATTTTTTAAATCAGCAAATTGGTCTGAGCGAGAAATGTATGATATGTTAGGTGTAAAAATAGTAAATCATCCAAATTTAAAAAGACTTATTATGCCTGATGATTGGTATGACCATCCTCTTAAAAAAACATATCCACTTCAAGGTGATGAGGCGGCTTCATGGTATGAAGTTGATAAAATTTTTGGAAAAGAAGCACGTGATATTATAGGACCTGAACAAAGAGATCCAGCTGCTATTGATAGATATGATACAACTAGATTTGCAAGACTTGGACATGAAGTTCCATTTGGAATGGATATTTCTCAATTTGAGCCAGAAACTCCTATTTCTTATGAAGAGAAAGATGGAAATACTTTAGTTAAAAAATTAAAACCTGAAGAATCAGTTGTTTTAAAAAGAAGAAGGTAG
- a CDS encoding NuoB/complex I 20 kDa subunit family protein, with the protein MAQHKINYLQDSGAAVKLTTIDKIVNFGRSNSLWPMTYGLACCAIEMMATGASRYDFDRFGTIFRASPRQSDVLIIAGTLTKKHAEFMRRLYDQMPDPKWVISMGSCANTGGMFNTYATVQGADRIIPVDIYLPGCAPRPETLQYALMTLQQKIRKESIFRAHKKKRLV; encoded by the coding sequence GTGGCACAGCATAAAATAAATTATCTACAAGATAGTGGAGCAGCTGTTAAGTTAACAACTATTGATAAAATAGTAAATTTTGGTAGGTCTAATTCTTTATGGCCTATGACTTATGGATTAGCCTGTTGTGCTATTGAGATGATGGCAACTGGAGCTTCAAGATATGATTTTGATAGATTTGGAACTATTTTTAGAGCAAGTCCAAGACAATCTGATGTGTTGATAATTGCTGGAACATTAACAAAAAAACATGCTGAGTTTATGAGAAGATTATATGATCAAATGCCTGATCCAAAATGGGTAATTTCTATGGGCTCATGTGCAAACACGGGTGGAATGTTTAACACTTATGCAACAGTTCAAGGTGCAGATAGAATTATCCCTGTTGATATTTATCTTCCTGGTTGTGCTCCACGACCTGAAACACTACAATATGCTCTTATGACACTTCAACAAAAAATTAGAAAAGAATCAATTTTTAGAGCTCATAAAAAGAAGAGGTTAGTATAA
- a CDS encoding NAD(P)H-quinone oxidoreductase subunit 3, with protein MTHMEFAHPYFGAFVMFIVTFTAFGATVWLSRYISRKIARLDTEKLKTTLYECGPEVTKQPNRISAQFYLTALLFILFDVEIIFMFPWAINFKILGWFGFVAMLFFLLILAIGFLYEWKKGGLEWHSIK; from the coding sequence ATGACACACATGGAATTTGCCCATCCCTATTTTGGTGCGTTCGTAATGTTTATTGTAACGTTTACCGCATTTGGTGCAACGGTATGGCTTTCAAGATATATAAGTAGAAAGATTGCAAGACTAGATACAGAAAAACTAAAAACTACACTTTATGAGTGTGGACCTGAAGTTACAAAACAACCTAACAGAATCTCAGCACAGTTTTATTTAACAGCTTTATTATTTATATTATTTGACGTAGAAATAATATTTATGTTTCCATGGGCTATAAATTTTAAAATACTTGGATGGTTTGGATTTGTAGCTATGTTATTTTTCTTATTAATTTTAGCTATTGGTTTTCTTTATGAATGGAAAAAAGGAGGTCTTGAGTGGCACAGCATAAAATAA
- a CDS encoding ATP-binding protein produces MKEVINFIKAQDVEKTNFFNQLKCSVEEAKILQFMSKEYVNGRDTLGVIDILGEFYDLKTYKHLEKLDLIKSLLEFGWLVQVSFDQVKLSEVSKLELINSSVSLSSAYLKMLENGSNDFVLPEIKNYSDHLEYLQDQFFRIDLAQQLNVVRKNFDVNSPSSNRLKSKLILLENRIKERIKVTSNSIMLEDFFKENSLNEQEQTLFLALLKEEYSGGDGTLRDMNSLIELISSDDYEKIKYRSLLEESSTLVSKALIDYDEVLTPFGGINRNFYIPDDVLYKISHPTKKSAGVGKIKLDTVIKEQDMFELISTTKTLDDVILNDKTKETLDALLKQVDKNVINRLKQWGIKDKKRGIEAKIIFYGVAGTGKTLTALALAKSLKKDVLSFDCSKILSMYIGESEKNVRNIFDKYYELRTQTKSEPVLLLNEADQFLSSRALGGMSSSDKMHNQMQNIFLEQIERFDGILIATTNLLENLDKAFSRRFNYKIEFIKPNKDQRVKLWKKLLPANLPLEENFDIEELAKYELTGGQIELVIKNTAYKIAVSDEPIFKVENFKEQITKEQKGQFDSETKVGFF; encoded by the coding sequence ATGAAAGAAGTAATTAATTTTATAAAAGCTCAAGATGTAGAGAAAACAAATTTTTTTAATCAATTAAAATGTTCAGTTGAAGAGGCAAAAATATTACAATTTATGTCAAAAGAGTATGTAAATGGTAGAGATACTTTAGGTGTTATTGATATTTTAGGTGAATTTTATGATTTAAAAACATACAAACATTTGGAAAAACTCGATTTAATAAAATCTCTTTTAGAGTTTGGTTGGCTTGTTCAAGTATCTTTTGATCAAGTAAAACTTAGTGAAGTTTCAAAACTTGAACTTATAAATTCAAGTGTTTCTCTTTCTAGTGCTTATTTAAAAATGTTGGAAAATGGAAGTAATGATTTTGTTCTTCCTGAAATTAAAAATTATAGTGATCATTTAGAATATTTACAAGACCAGTTTTTCAGAATTGATTTAGCTCAACAATTAAATGTAGTTAGAAAAAATTTTGATGTAAATAGTCCTAGTTCTAATAGATTAAAATCAAAATTGATTTTATTAGAAAATAGAATTAAAGAGAGAATAAAAGTAACATCAAATTCTATAATGCTTGAAGATTTTTTTAAAGAAAATAGTTTAAATGAACAAGAACAAACTCTATTTTTGGCTTTGTTAAAAGAGGAATATTCAGGTGGTGATGGAACATTAAGAGATATGAATTCTTTAATAGAGTTAATTTCAAGTGATGATTATGAAAAAATCAAATATAGAAGTTTACTTGAGGAAAGCTCTACATTAGTTTCAAAAGCACTCATTGATTATGATGAGGTTTTAACACCTTTTGGTGGAATCAATAGAAATTTTTATATTCCTGATGATGTTTTATATAAGATTTCTCATCCAACTAAAAAAAGTGCAGGTGTTGGAAAAATAAAATTAGATACAGTAATAAAAGAACAAGATATGTTTGAGTTAATTTCTACAACTAAAACATTAGATGATGTAATTTTAAACGATAAAACAAAAGAGACATTAGATGCTCTTTTAAAACAAGTTGATAAAAATGTAATAAATAGACTAAAACAATGGGGAATAAAAGATAAAAAAAGAGGAATTGAAGCAAAAATCATTTTTTATGGAGTTGCTGGAACAGGAAAAACTTTGACTGCTTTAGCTTTAGCAAAATCACTTAAAAAAGATGTATTAAGTTTTGATTGTTCAAAAATTTTATCTATGTACATTGGTGAGAGTGAAAAAAATGTTAGAAATATTTTTGATAAATATTATGAACTTCGAACTCAAACAAAATCAGAACCTGTATTGTTACTAAATGAAGCAGATCAGTTTTTAAGTTCAAGGGCTTTAGGTGGAATGAGTAGTAGTGATAAGATGCATAATCAGATGCAAAATATCTTTTTAGAACAAATAGAGAGATTTGATGGAATATTGATTGCAACAACAAATTTACTTGAAAATCTTGATAAGGCATTTTCAAGAAGATTTAATTATAAAATTGAATTTATTAAACCAAATAAAGACCAAAGAGTTAAGCTTTGGAAAAAATTACTTCCCGCAAACTTGCCATTAGAAGAAAATTTTGATATTGAAGAATTAGCAAAATACGAATTAACAGGTGGTCAAATAGAATTAGTTATTAAAAACACAGCTTATAAAATTGCAGTTAGTGATGAGCCTATTTTTAAAGTAGAAAATTTTAAAGAGCAAATTACAAAAGAGCAAAAAGGTCAATTTGATTCAGAAACAAAAGTTGGATTTTTTTAA
- a CDS encoding tetratricopeptide repeat protein encodes MFRLVKNSTKLLLLFFLLNGCSNHEEAMKVLPNELAIADECRNLKKQFEIDCYDLIAYKNSFAQIRLGLTAQYRGNFEEAFQRYNLAKQKGNFYANSLLANLYINGFGVAKNEKTAINLLEDTKSVDPIAAYKLANFYLIDNKVKNAIELLTYAGENEVKDAQYQLHLLYSNEQYIPVDLEKSEYWDLKHKEDTQSFTNKIYGI; translated from the coding sequence ATGTTTAGGCTTGTTAAAAATTCTACAAAGTTACTTCTACTATTTTTTTTGCTCAATGGTTGTTCTAATCATGAGGAAGCAATGAAAGTTTTACCAAATGAATTAGCAATTGCAGATGAGTGTAGAAATCTTAAAAAACAGTTTGAGATAGATTGTTATGATTTAATTGCTTATAAAAATAGTTTTGCTCAAATAAGACTAGGATTAACAGCACAATATAGAGGTAATTTTGAGGAAGCCTTCCAAAGATATAATTTAGCAAAACAAAAAGGAAATTTTTATGCAAATTCTTTATTAGCTAATTTATATATCAATGGTTTTGGTGTTGCTAAAAATGAAAAAACTGCAATAAATCTTCTTGAAGATACAAAATCTGTAGATCCAATTGCTGCATATAAACTTGCAAATTTTTATTTAATTGATAACAAAGTAAAAAATGCAATTGAACTTCTTACATACGCAGGTGAAAATGAAGTTAAAGATGCTCAATATCAACTACATCTTTTATACTCAAATGAACAATATATACCTGTTGATTTAGAAAAAAGTGAATATTGGGACTTAAAACACAAAGAAGATACACAATCTTTTACAAATAAAATATATGGAATATAA
- a CDS encoding tetratricopeptide repeat protein — protein sequence MYKQLILSIGTIFLFTACSLKMPSWPSFLSFGDNYESILEEANSCQVIEDENQKLSCYKNIEKTNSFAQIRLGTYYADKKVYKQAIKYLEMAKENDNIYANLPLAFLYYKGEGVTKDVNKSFELLEESSTKDPTAAYQLSRFYIQGINTKVDNEKGVELLEFAASKGVLSAMEMLINISKNGLFEQPKDQKKVDYWQKKIKETKEDINHKIYRL from the coding sequence ATGTATAAACAACTAATATTATCAATTGGAACAATTTTTTTATTCACAGCTTGTTCTTTAAAAATGCCTTCTTGGCCATCTTTTTTAAGTTTTGGAGATAACTATGAATCTATATTAGAAGAAGCTAATAGTTGTCAAGTTATTGAAGATGAAAATCAGAAATTAAGTTGTTATAAAAATATCGAAAAAACAAATAGTTTTGCTCAAATTAGATTGGGAACTTATTATGCTGATAAAAAAGTTTATAAACAGGCTATTAAATATTTAGAAATGGCAAAAGAGAATGATAATATCTATGCAAATTTACCTTTAGCGTTTTTATATTACAAAGGTGAAGGTGTTACTAAAGATGTAAATAAATCTTTTGAACTTTTAGAAGAATCAAGTACAAAAGACCCAACAGCTGCATATCAATTATCAAGATTTTATATTCAAGGAATAAACACAAAAGTTGATAATGAAAAAGGTGTAGAACTATTAGAGTTTGCTGCATCAAAAGGTGTTTTAAGTGCTATGGAAATGCTTATAAATATAAGTAAAAATGGATTATTTGAACAACCTAAAGATCAGAAAAAAGTAGATTATTGGCAAAAGAAAATCAAAGAAACTAAAGAGGATATAAATCATAAGATATATAGGTTATAA